In Gimesia panareensis, the genomic window TCGATTCTCATCAGGTTGATGTGGATTTTGATTCATGACAAACTATTCCCCCTGCTCGCTGGCAAGTGATTTCTGAACGCACTCTTGTAAAAGTTGGCGAATCCGGTACAGCATCTGGGAGACAGCGCCCACGGAGCGGCCCTGTTCCTCGGCGATGGCCTGGACTGATCCGCCGGCAGCATACCGCTGCTGAATCAGGCGGCGACTTTGTTCCGGCAGCTTGGCCAGACAGCTGGAGAGCACCCGCTGCAGGTCCTTGGAACCAGCCAGTTTCTCTTCATTCTGTTTTGCCAGCATTGATACCAGCTCGACATTAAACACCATGGAATCCCGTTTGTTATCGCGATAATAGGCCAGTACCTGAAAGTAAGCGACTTTGCAGGCCCAGGCGACAAAATTGGTTCCCGGCTCGAATTCCTCAGAACGTCGCCAGAGGACCAGGTTGGTCTCCTGCAAAACGTCTTGAACCGCCTGCGAATCGGGTAGCAGAGAACGGATATAGGCGTATAGTTTGCTCTGATGCGCTGTGAGCAGTTGAACAAAATTTTCCGTCTCTTCAGGCTTCAAGTCGGTGGGCCTTTGGGGTCAATTCTTACGGTAACGGCATGATTCTCTGTTTTTCTGCATTAATATACCAGATCACCGGAAATCTCACAAAATGAGGGGCTTTCCCGCAAAAATTTCACAAATTGGTCCACCCATGCAGATTTTCGCATAAGATCAGCGGGGGTACCGGTATATTAGACCAGATCACGATTTACGACATGGTGACTTCTCAAATCGAGAACCTGAAAATCTGGAATTGCCCGCTATGAACCATCTGGCATTTGTTAAGCGCTCCCTGTGCCTGTTGAGTCTCTCACTCGCTCTACCTCTGTCTGCGAGTCCGTCGTTCGCTCAGAAAGAAAAAAGCGACTCACCCGGCCCCGCCAGCTATCGGGAGCTGATTCTCGCAGATCAGCCGACGCTCTACTGGGACTTTGAAGCGTCCTCGCCGGAAGGATATACCAGCGTTGCTGCTGACAAACAGCAGGGGAAGCCGTTCCAGGCAGTCGTCAAGGGGAAGGCTCCCCAGACTGCAGCCGGTCCTCGTCCTGCTGAATTCCCGTTGTTCGACAAGAACAACAAGTCGGCCCAATTCAAGGCGGGTGACGGTTTTCTGCGCGTGGTCGATCCGGGTGAAAACAGCCCGCTGGACTTCGCTGCCGGCGATGGGATGACGCTGGAAGCCTGGGTGAATCCGCATACGATCAAAGCGGGACGCTTCTTCTATATTATTGGGAAGGGCCGTACGAACCGGAAGGGAGTCGCGCGGGACAATCAGAATTACAGTCTGCGGCTGACTGGCTCGGAAATCAGTTTTCTGTTTTGTACGCAGCCAGAAAAGAAAGGGGACAAGCCGACCTATCATCGCTGGACCTCAACCGGGGCCGGCATCAGCGCCCAGAGCTGGCACCACGTGGCGTTGACTTATACCTTCAGTAAAAAGAAGAGTTTACAAGCTTACGTCAATGGTCAGCCTGTGAAAGGTAAGTGGGATGTGGGCGGCGATACTGAGCGGCCGCCTGTGGTGGATAACGATGAAGTCTGGATCGGTTCTTCGATGGGGGGCTCGCTTTACAGTTCGTTCGATGGTTTCATGGATGAGCTGGCCGTCTATCGCAAGGTTCTTTCTGCGAAACAGATTACCTCACACTTCAAATATGTCGCTCCCGAGGTGAAGATCGACTGGGCCGCGGTTCCCAGTGACCGGGTGCAGGTAGACGTGTATGAGGGGATTCCCAATCAAAAGTCGTGGCAGTTCCGTCCGCCGCGCTTTGCAGAAACGTTTACTCAACCACACTTCGCACTGATTGAAATTCCGAATCGCTATTCGGCCAAAGGCGTCAAAATCGATCGCCCTGATCCGTTCCTGGTGCGGGCGATGTCCAACATGGTCCTGCCTGAGGGGAAGAAACGCATTCTGGTGCGGGCCCGTAATGCAGCGCGACTGTATATCGACGACAAACTGGTTGCGGAAACCGGGTTTCACAGTATCACGAACAGCGGGCACGACAAGGTCTATGACGTCGACTTGAGCCTTTCGCCCCATATCCGCCCGCTGCATCGGGGCGATCAGGAACGGGTGATCGAATATACGGGAGACGGCAAGCCGCATCGCGTGCGGTTCGAGATGATCGTCGGCGGTTCCCGCCATCGACCCGACTTTGGCGAAACCGCGGTCTTCATCGGCGATCCCGGTCAAGACTTCCAGCTGCTGACCCCCTCCGATCAGGTGGTGATGCTGACGGATGAGGACTGGCTGGCCTTTGAGCGGAAGTACCGCTACGACCAGATCGCAGTCAATGCCAGCCGCCGCCGCGAAGCTTCAAAGAAAGAGGATCAGTACTGGGACTGGCGTCACAAGCTGGCAAAAGAGGAAGTTCTGAAACAGCCCCAGGTTAAGGTGCCCGCTGCTTCGAAAGGACTGCGGGCGAACAACGCGGTCGACCACTTCATTAACCGACGCCTGGTGAAAGAAAACGCGCAGCAGTCCGCGCCGCTGAACGATCTGGCGTTTCTGCGTCGGCTGTCACTGGATACCACGGGGACCGTTCCCACGCCTGCTTTGGTGAAGGAATACCTGGCACAAAAACCCGAGTCCCGTCGGAGCTTTGCGATCGAACGCCTGCTCAATGATCCGGGCTGGGCCGATCACTGGGTCGGCTACTGGCAGGACGTGCTGGCGGAGAATCCGAATATCCTGAATCCGACGTTGAATAACACGGGACCGTTTCGCTGGTGGATTCACGAGTCGTTCTACGACAACAAACCCTTCGATCGTTTTCTGACCGAACTGGTGATGATGGAAGGGAGTAAGTACTTCGGCGGTCCCGCGGGCTTCGAAATGGCTTCTCAGAATGATGCCCCGATGGCAGCCAAGGCGCACATCATCGGCCAGGCCTTCCTGGGTCTAAATATGAAGTGCGCCCGTTGTCACGACGCGCCGTTCCATGATTTCAAACAGCGCGACCTGTTCAGCCTGGCGGCGATGCTCAAGCGGTCTTCGCAGGGGGTGCCGAAAACCAGTTCGATTCCGGGCTTCGATCCCAAGTCGAATTCGATGCTGGTCTCGGTCACTCTGTTGCCGGGCGAAAAGGTGACGCCGAAATGGACCTTTGAAGAACTGGTCAAGCCGGGCAAGTTTCCAGAAAAATACCTGCGGTCTGATAAAGATACTCGCGAGCAACTGGCAGCGATTATGACTTCGTCTCAGAACGAACGGTTCGCGAACGTGATTGTGAACCGGGTCTGGAAACGGTACCTGGGGCATGGTCTGGTGGAACCGGTCGACGACTGGGACGGTCAGGCGCCTTCGCATCCGGAACTGCTGAAGTACCTGTCGCAGCAGTTTGTGCTCCACGGTTATGACCTGAAGTATCTGGCGCGACTGATTTTTGAATCGGATCTCTATCAGCGGGAAGCCTCAACGGACATTACCACTGTCCAGGCACTGCTCGATACCACCTACAACTTTTCCTCGCCGGTACTGCGTCGCATGGAGGCCGAGCAGATTGTGGACTCGCTGTTTGTGATCTGTGGCAAGCCACTGGATGCCGGTCCGATGTGCATCGACATCGACGGTGCCCGCGATTATCACAACTCGCTCGATCTGGGAACGCCGCGTCGGGCGTGGCAGTTCACTTCTCCTTCCAATGAACGGGACCGCCCCAGTCTGGCACTTCCCTTCGGTCAGCCTTTCATCACGCTGATGAAAACATTCGGCTGGCGGGATACCCGACAGAGCCCCGTGACAGATCGCGAATATGCTTCGACGGCTCTGCAGCCGGCGATCCTCGCCAATGGTATCCTGGGGCAGCGATTTACCCGACTGTCCGATGATAGTGATTTTACCGAACTCGCCCTGCAGGATCAGCCTGTGGAAGAACTGGTCAGAGCGACTGTCATGAAAACGCTGACGCGTGAACCGACGGCAGGCGAACTGGCCCTCTTTACCGAGTTACTGCAGCCCGGTTATGCGGAACGAGTGAATGCCGATGCGGACATCGTCAAACGCGAACGTTTGCCACGGAATCTGGTGAGCTGGTCAAACCATGTGAGCCCAGAGGCGAATGTCGTGAAGGTGGAACTGGAGGCAGCGGTCAAAAAAGGAGATCCGCCGACCAGACGCCTGGGCGATGACTGGCGTAACCGTTACGAAGACATGCTCTGGACATTGTTGAATTCCCCCGAGTTTATTTTCCTGCCTTAGAATTGAGCCCGGTCTGTCTGCTGGCTGAAGTGGGCAGTGTACCTGTGTCCCGAAGACGTGAATCTCCTGAAAGTAAGGGGGATTCTCTCTAAAATTTCACAAATTGGACAATCGGTGTATAATTTAGCGTGAGATCAATGACGAGTCCGGTATATTAGGGTAGATCACGATTTACGACATTGTGACATTCTTGTGTACAGTATGTTTGTCGGGGCCGGATTCTGACAAAACTCGCCTGCTGTGACGTCTCGACTGAGAACCTGATTTTCTGGAATTGCCCGCTATGAACCACCTGGCATACGTTAAGCGTTCCCTGTGCCTGCTGAGTCTTTCGCTCGCCCTGCCACTGTTTGCGAGCGCCGCTGACGCTGAAAAAGACAAAACTGCCAAACCCAAACCGACCAGCTACCGCGAGCTGATTCTTTCCCATCAGCCAACGCTCTACTGGGATTTCGAAGAATCCACGCCGGAAGGTTATACCAGCGCTTCTGCTGACAAAAAGCAGGAGAAGCCATTCCAGGCACTGGTCAGTGGTCAGGCACCTAAAACAGCAGCCGGCCCCCGTCCTTCTGAATTTCCTTTATTCGATCACAAAAACAAAGCCGCTCAGTTCAAAGCCGGTGATGGTTTTCTGAAAGTGGTCGATCCGGGCGAGAAGAGCCCGCTGGATTTCACCGCCGGCGATGAGATCACGATCGAAGCCTGGGTGAATCTGAATTCTACCGACTCCGGTCGTCATTATTACATTATCGGCAAAGGCCGTACGAACCGGAAAGGCGTTGCCCGGGACAACCAGAACTACGGATTGCGGGTGACCGGTTCGGAAATCAGTTTTCTGTTTCGTGGGAAGCCTGATAAAAAAGATGTGAAGCCGAACTATCATCGCTGGACTTCCACTGGTTCCGGCATCAGCGCCCACAACTGGCATCACGTTGCGGTGACTTATACCTTCGGAAAAAAGAAGAGCCTGAAAGCATACGTCGACGGTCAGTCGATTTCCGGTAAATGGGACATGGGCGGCGATACCACGTACGCACCTGTCGTCGATAATGACGAAGTCTGGATCGGTTCCTCCATGGGAGGTTCAGCCCGCAGTTCATTTGATGGCCTGATGGACGAACTCGCCGTGTATCGCAAGGTCATTCCGGAGAAAGAAATCAAGGCGCACTTCAAATACGTGGCTCCCAAGCCCCGCATCGACTGGACCGCCATTCCGAGCGACCGGGTGCAGGTGGATATCTACGAAGGAATTCCCAATAAGAAATCCTGGAGCTTCCGTCCGCCGCGCTTTGCGGAAACCTTTACCCAGCCGCACTTCACGCTGATTGAAATCCCCAACCGCTACTCAGCCAAAGGTGTCAAAGTCGACCGGCCCGATCCGTTCCTGGTGCGGGCGATGTCCAAGATGACACTCCCCAAAGGGAAAAAGCGGATTCTGGTGCGAGCCCGTAACGGTTCGCGGTTGTATATCGACGACGAGCTGGTACTGGAAACCCCCTTCCATAACATTTCCGGCAGTGCCCACGGTAAAGTCTTCGACGTCGATCTGAGCCTGTCGCCTAATATCCGTCCGCTGCATCGCGGCGATCATGAAAAGGTGGTTGAATATACGGGAGACGGCAAGCCGCATCGCGTGCGGTTCGAAATGATCGTCGGTGGTTCCCGCCATCGTCCCGACTTTGGGGAAACCGCGGTCTTCATTGGCGATCCCGGTAAAGACTTCCAACTGCTGACTCCCTCCGATCAGGTCGTAATGCTGACCGATGTGGAATGGTTGCCGTTCGAACGTCAGTATCGCTACGACATGATTGCTGTGAATGCAGAGCGTCGTCGCGAAGCGTCACAGGAAGAAGATCAGTACTGGGCCTGGCGGCATAAGCTGGCGAAAGAGGAAGTCCTCAAACAGCCCCAGGTCAAGGTGCCCGCCGCCTCGAAAGGCCTGCGTGCCAATAACGCCGTCGACCACTTCATTAACCGACGTCTGTCGAAAGAAAAAGCAAAGCAGTCCGCGCCACTGAGTGATCTGGCGTTCCTGCGTCGGCTGTCTCTGGATACAACGGGGACCGTGCCTGCACCTGCCCTGGTAAAAGAATACCTGGCACAGAAACCGGAAGCCCGCCGGAGCTTTGCGATTGAGCGCCTGCTCAATGATCCGGGCTGGGCGGACAACTGGGTGGGTTACTGGCAGGACGTGCTGGCGGAAAACCCCAACATTGTGAACCCGACGTTGAATAACACCGGACCATTCCGCTGGTGGATCCACGAGTCGTTCTATGACAACAAACCCTTCGATCGTTTCCTGACCGAACTGGTGATGATGGAAGGCAGCAAATATTTCGGCGGTCCCGCCGGTTTCGAAATGGCTTCGCAGAACGATGCCCCGATGGCAGCCAAGGCGCACATTATTGGCCAGGCGTTCCTGGGGCTGAATATGAAGTGTGCCCGTTGTCACGATGCCCCATTCCACGATTTCAAACAGCGTGACCTGTTCAGCCTGGCGGCGATGCTCAAGCGGTCTCCGCAGGGCGTGCCGAAAACCAGTTCGATTCCGGGTTTCGATCCCAAGTCGAATTCGATGCTGGTCTCGGTCACTCTGCTGCCGGGCGAAAATGTGACGCCGAAATGGACCTTTGAAGAACTGGTCAAGCCGGGCAAGTTCCCCGCGAACTACCTGCGGTCTGATAAAGATACCCGCGAACAGCTGGCGGCGATTATGACTTCGCCTCAAAACGAGCGGTTTGCAAATGTGATTGTGAACCGGGTCTGGAAGCGGTACATGGGACACGGGCTGGTCGAGCCGGTTGACGACTGGGACGGCCAGGAGCCTTCGCATCCGGAACTGCTGAAATACCTGTCTCAGCAGTTTGTGATCCACGGTTATGACCTGAAGTACCTGTCCCGTCTGGTATTCGAATCGGATCTGTACCAGCGGGAAGCCTCAACGGATATCACCAAAGTGCAGGGGCTGTTCGATACGACCTTTAACTTTTCCTCGCCGGTTCTGCGTCGGATGGAAGCCGAGCAGATTGTGGACTCGCTGTTTGCAATCTGTGGCAAACCGCTGGACGCCGGCCGGATGTGTATCGATATTGATGGATCGCGCGACTACCATAGCTCACTCGACCTGGGAACGCCGCGTCGGGCGTGGCAGTTCACTTCTCCTTCCAATGAACGGGACCGGCCCAGTCTGGCACTTCCCTTCGGTCAGCCTTTCATCACGCTGATGAAAACGTTCGGCTGGCGGGATACCCGACAGAGTCCCCTGACGACTCGTGAATATACTTCAACAGCGCTGCAGCCGGCGATTCTGGCGAACGGAGTGCTGGGGCAACGGTTCACCCGTCTGTCGGATGACAGCGCCTTCACGGAACTCGCACTGCAGGATCAGCCCCTGGAGGCGTTGATCAAAGAGTCATTTTTGAAAGCACTGACGCGTGAACCGACGCCGGCAGAGCTCAAGCTGTTTACCGAGCTGCTCCAGCCCGGTTATGCGGAGCGGGTGAATCGGGGTGCGGAAATTGTCAGTCGGGAGCGTCTGCCCCGGAACCTGGTGGGCTGGTCCAACCATTTGAGTCCGCGGGCCAATGAAATCAAGGTGGAGCTCGAGGCCGCTGTCAAACAGGGTGATCCACCGACGAAACGCCTGAACGACGACTGGCGGAACCGCTACGAAGACATGCTCTGGTCCATGTTGAATTCTCCGGAATTTATCTTCGTGCCTTAACGATATTTACTGAATGGAACGATAAACGAATAACACGCTTTGATCTTTTCAATAAAGAGTGAATCATGAACGAATTTCAGTCTACACGTCGCGATTTCTTACGACAGGCTTCCGCCACCGGCCTGGCGGCTTCGGCGCTGGGAACTTCCTGGCAGCAGTTGCTCGCCTCGGAAAAACATGGCACAAAACCGCATGGCGCCAAAAAGCGACCGATGCCGAAAGGCAAGGCGGAGCACTGCATCATGATCTGGCTGGGCGGAGGTTCCTGCCACATCGATACCTGGGACCCCAAACGCAAAGGGGATCCGAAGGCCAAGAAAGCGGGTTCCTATTACGATCCGATTTCGACCGCGATTCCGGGAACCCAGGTCTGTGAGCATCTTTCCAAGTGTGCTCCAATTCTGGACCGGTTCAACATCGTACGCAGCGTACATCATGAAGTGATCGACGAGCACGCCGCCGCGACCAATCGCATGCACACCGGACGCCCGACCACCGGGACGATTACTTACCCGTCTGTCGGTTCCGTCGTGGCTCACCAGCGTGGTGCCGTCAGCGATTTTGCACCTGCTTACGTGCTGATCGGTTATCCCAACGTGACCCGTGGTCCCGGCTTTTTGGGCAGCAAGGCCGGTTATGTTTACCTGACCGACACCAACGCCGGTCCGAGTGGTTTCACCCGTTCTTCTCGCGTGAACCAGGGACGCCAGGATCGTCGCGAACGGTTGCTGAAGAAAATGCGGGCCGATTACCGTCAGAAGAGTTTCGGCGGACAGACGATTCAGGACTATGACGAATCCGTGGCGGAAGCACTGCGTCTGTCAGGACCTGAGTTCATGAAGGTCTTCCAGCTGGACAGTGAAAAGAGCGACCTGCGGAATTCATACGGTGGTGAATTCGGTCAGCGGTGTCTGCTCTCACGTCGCCTGATTCAGTCCGGCGTACGGTTCATCGAAGTCTCACACAACCTGAACTTCGTGAACGGGACCGGTTGGGATACCCACAATGACGGTCAGTTGAATCAGCACCTGTTGATCAAGGAACTCGATTCCGCACTGTCAGCCCTGGTGCTGGACCTCGAACAGCACAAGCTGCTTGACAAAACTCTGATTGTCGTCGCTTCGGAATTCGGTCGTCCGGCCCGTTTCGATTCCGGCGGAGGTCGCGGTCACCAGTCGAAAGCCTTCAGCGTCACGCTGGCCGGCGGTGGTCTGCAGAACGGCAAGACCATCGGCGAGACCAACGAGCTGGGTGAAGAAATCGTCTCCCGTCCGGTTTCCGTACCCGATCTGCACGCGACGATTTATGCCTCGCTGGGCATCGATCCTTCCGAAGAACTTTACTCCGGCGACCGGCCTGTGCCGATCACCGATATGGGAGAGCCCGTACGGGAACTGTTTGGTTAACAGCCCGGGTATTACCCGAAAAATCAAAAGCGAGTTGCCGTCAATGGGATGGCAGCTCGCTTTTTTTGCGCATGCGAAACAGAAAGTCGAGCGAGACAGACTGGTATTCAGATAGCAGAAGTGTATCCTTGGGGCAGGAGCGTTATCCGCAGGAATTCCATCAAAGGTCTGTTGCATGTCTACCCGGCCCACTCATCATTACCTGATTGTTGCAGCTGTGATTCTGTTTGT contains:
- a CDS encoding sigma-70 family RNA polymerase sigma factor; this encodes MKPEETENFVQLLTAHQSKLYAYIRSLLPDSQAVQDVLQETNLVLWRRSEEFEPGTNFVAWACKVAYFQVLAYYRDNKRDSMVFNVELVSMLAKQNEEKLAGSKDLQRVLSSCLAKLPEQSRRLIQQRYAAGGSVQAIAEEQGRSVGAVSQMLYRIRQLLQECVQKSLASEQGE
- a CDS encoding DUF1553 domain-containing protein, with the translated sequence MNHLAFVKRSLCLLSLSLALPLSASPSFAQKEKSDSPGPASYRELILADQPTLYWDFEASSPEGYTSVAADKQQGKPFQAVVKGKAPQTAAGPRPAEFPLFDKNNKSAQFKAGDGFLRVVDPGENSPLDFAAGDGMTLEAWVNPHTIKAGRFFYIIGKGRTNRKGVARDNQNYSLRLTGSEISFLFCTQPEKKGDKPTYHRWTSTGAGISAQSWHHVALTYTFSKKKSLQAYVNGQPVKGKWDVGGDTERPPVVDNDEVWIGSSMGGSLYSSFDGFMDELAVYRKVLSAKQITSHFKYVAPEVKIDWAAVPSDRVQVDVYEGIPNQKSWQFRPPRFAETFTQPHFALIEIPNRYSAKGVKIDRPDPFLVRAMSNMVLPEGKKRILVRARNAARLYIDDKLVAETGFHSITNSGHDKVYDVDLSLSPHIRPLHRGDQERVIEYTGDGKPHRVRFEMIVGGSRHRPDFGETAVFIGDPGQDFQLLTPSDQVVMLTDEDWLAFERKYRYDQIAVNASRRREASKKEDQYWDWRHKLAKEEVLKQPQVKVPAASKGLRANNAVDHFINRRLVKENAQQSAPLNDLAFLRRLSLDTTGTVPTPALVKEYLAQKPESRRSFAIERLLNDPGWADHWVGYWQDVLAENPNILNPTLNNTGPFRWWIHESFYDNKPFDRFLTELVMMEGSKYFGGPAGFEMASQNDAPMAAKAHIIGQAFLGLNMKCARCHDAPFHDFKQRDLFSLAAMLKRSSQGVPKTSSIPGFDPKSNSMLVSVTLLPGEKVTPKWTFEELVKPGKFPEKYLRSDKDTREQLAAIMTSSQNERFANVIVNRVWKRYLGHGLVEPVDDWDGQAPSHPELLKYLSQQFVLHGYDLKYLARLIFESDLYQREASTDITTVQALLDTTYNFSSPVLRRMEAEQIVDSLFVICGKPLDAGPMCIDIDGARDYHNSLDLGTPRRAWQFTSPSNERDRPSLALPFGQPFITLMKTFGWRDTRQSPVTDREYASTALQPAILANGILGQRFTRLSDDSDFTELALQDQPVEELVRATVMKTLTREPTAGELALFTELLQPGYAERVNADADIVKRERLPRNLVSWSNHVSPEANVVKVELEAAVKKGDPPTRRLGDDWRNRYEDMLWTLLNSPEFIFLP
- a CDS encoding DUF1553 domain-containing protein, with translation MNHLAYVKRSLCLLSLSLALPLFASAADAEKDKTAKPKPTSYRELILSHQPTLYWDFEESTPEGYTSASADKKQEKPFQALVSGQAPKTAAGPRPSEFPLFDHKNKAAQFKAGDGFLKVVDPGEKSPLDFTAGDEITIEAWVNLNSTDSGRHYYIIGKGRTNRKGVARDNQNYGLRVTGSEISFLFRGKPDKKDVKPNYHRWTSTGSGISAHNWHHVAVTYTFGKKKSLKAYVDGQSISGKWDMGGDTTYAPVVDNDEVWIGSSMGGSARSSFDGLMDELAVYRKVIPEKEIKAHFKYVAPKPRIDWTAIPSDRVQVDIYEGIPNKKSWSFRPPRFAETFTQPHFTLIEIPNRYSAKGVKVDRPDPFLVRAMSKMTLPKGKKRILVRARNGSRLYIDDELVLETPFHNISGSAHGKVFDVDLSLSPNIRPLHRGDHEKVVEYTGDGKPHRVRFEMIVGGSRHRPDFGETAVFIGDPGKDFQLLTPSDQVVMLTDVEWLPFERQYRYDMIAVNAERRREASQEEDQYWAWRHKLAKEEVLKQPQVKVPAASKGLRANNAVDHFINRRLSKEKAKQSAPLSDLAFLRRLSLDTTGTVPAPALVKEYLAQKPEARRSFAIERLLNDPGWADNWVGYWQDVLAENPNIVNPTLNNTGPFRWWIHESFYDNKPFDRFLTELVMMEGSKYFGGPAGFEMASQNDAPMAAKAHIIGQAFLGLNMKCARCHDAPFHDFKQRDLFSLAAMLKRSPQGVPKTSSIPGFDPKSNSMLVSVTLLPGENVTPKWTFEELVKPGKFPANYLRSDKDTREQLAAIMTSPQNERFANVIVNRVWKRYMGHGLVEPVDDWDGQEPSHPELLKYLSQQFVIHGYDLKYLSRLVFESDLYQREASTDITKVQGLFDTTFNFSSPVLRRMEAEQIVDSLFAICGKPLDAGRMCIDIDGSRDYHSSLDLGTPRRAWQFTSPSNERDRPSLALPFGQPFITLMKTFGWRDTRQSPLTTREYTSTALQPAILANGVLGQRFTRLSDDSAFTELALQDQPLEALIKESFLKALTREPTPAELKLFTELLQPGYAERVNRGAEIVSRERLPRNLVGWSNHLSPRANEIKVELEAAVKQGDPPTKRLNDDWRNRYEDMLWSMLNSPEFIFVP
- a CDS encoding DUF1501 domain-containing protein; its protein translation is MNEFQSTRRDFLRQASATGLAASALGTSWQQLLASEKHGTKPHGAKKRPMPKGKAEHCIMIWLGGGSCHIDTWDPKRKGDPKAKKAGSYYDPISTAIPGTQVCEHLSKCAPILDRFNIVRSVHHEVIDEHAAATNRMHTGRPTTGTITYPSVGSVVAHQRGAVSDFAPAYVLIGYPNVTRGPGFLGSKAGYVYLTDTNAGPSGFTRSSRVNQGRQDRRERLLKKMRADYRQKSFGGQTIQDYDESVAEALRLSGPEFMKVFQLDSEKSDLRNSYGGEFGQRCLLSRRLIQSGVRFIEVSHNLNFVNGTGWDTHNDGQLNQHLLIKELDSALSALVLDLEQHKLLDKTLIVVASEFGRPARFDSGGGRGHQSKAFSVTLAGGGLQNGKTIGETNELGEEIVSRPVSVPDLHATIYASLGIDPSEELYSGDRPVPITDMGEPVRELFG